One window of Pelomicrobium methylotrophicum genomic DNA carries:
- the trfA gene encoding plasmid replication initiator TrfA, with protein sequence MDKSAPYDAGGSIPDTGFEQALERIRQRREQDAIAAGLPVPSNGKPLPNDVLRSALFGVSEKAFRREEKIASVEGLNVYMVRGYRPTQAHLDVWEHCLALAARHGTGKQIRFSAYSFLKAIGRTTGKSDYEWLKEAINDLAGCLVRISNGRQSYFGALIQEGFRDEATNEYVISVNERLALLFMGGNWTALNGEQRKMLRKRPLAQWLHAFYSTHARPHPYKVETILKLCGSEVGELKKFRQMLRRALKELASVTGWSCSIDENDCVVIRREANTVPDRVSG encoded by the coding sequence GTCGATTCCTGACACCGGGTTCGAGCAAGCGCTTGAACGGATACGACAGCGCCGGGAACAGGATGCCATCGCCGCAGGCCTGCCTGTGCCATCGAATGGCAAGCCCTTGCCAAACGACGTGCTGAGGTCGGCGCTGTTTGGCGTGTCGGAGAAAGCCTTTCGGCGGGAAGAAAAGATCGCGTCCGTGGAAGGATTGAATGTCTACATGGTGCGAGGCTATCGCCCGACGCAAGCCCATCTCGACGTGTGGGAGCATTGTCTGGCGCTCGCGGCCAGGCATGGCACGGGGAAGCAAATCCGGTTTTCCGCGTACTCCTTCCTCAAGGCAATCGGACGCACGACAGGCAAATCCGACTACGAATGGCTGAAAGAAGCCATCAACGACCTTGCGGGCTGCCTGGTGCGTATCTCGAACGGCCGTCAATCGTACTTCGGCGCCTTGATCCAGGAAGGGTTCAGGGACGAAGCGACGAATGAGTATGTGATCTCGGTCAACGAGAGGCTTGCATTGCTCTTCATGGGCGGAAACTGGACAGCTCTCAACGGGGAGCAGCGGAAGATGCTGCGCAAGCGTCCGCTGGCCCAATGGCTGCATGCGTTCTACTCGACCCACGCCAGGCCGCACCCGTACAAGGTCGAAACCATCCTGAAATTATGCGGAAGCGAGGTTGGCGAGTTGAAGAAATTCCGTCAGATGCTGCGGCGCGCGCTTAAGGAGTTGGCCTCGGTGACGGGCTGGTCGTGCTCGATAGACGAAAACGACTGCGTCGTAATCAGACGGGAAGCAAACACCGTGCCAGATAGGGTATCGGGATAG